From one Ooceraea biroi isolate clonal line C1 chromosome 7, Obir_v5.4, whole genome shotgun sequence genomic stretch:
- the LOC105281990 gene encoding gastrula zinc finger protein XlCGF57.1 isoform X2, with amino-acid sequence MEGFKVKDEPMDALAIDSQVMDENIVSVVLKEEPGDRFDPDYMDDICSGTFEKGTLFLPIENNEVDFSNEMVKLELEGESTSHQNWTAQIASANLCDKEDGMMQRCLANANFLPTQDPDKHHGFCQNGQQPKYYKLQCSICKKWFLNNDSMVTHLRMHCSGSQCEVCQQTFPDNSSLHAHLLTHVGMSPLECNICQKRFAYKGSLRNHMQLHVLDKPYDCDALQQAIMKRAGMNEQLMHMEERPFECDVCHATFKEKVNLNRHMSIHTADRPYKCEICFAAFREKVKLTMHMPLHTGNKHFKCTLCHRAFTQKTALNNHMLAHSGEKPHACNICEKTYKRKSELIRHTMVHTGERPYECKECLMTFREKAKLNSHMLVHTGEKPHECHICHKACARKSDLNSHMLLHTGGQYDCKVCDKIFTRKSDLNRHTLIHTGEKPFACNMCDMAFREKTRLNSHMLIHTGDKRHACHICQKTFKEKSSLRKHMLSHTGDRPYECYVCHKAFTQKSTLNSHILVHAGERPFECCSCHKIFKDKATLKKHLSMHVNEKTHECLICMKKFAHKAALNSHLSTSHLS; translated from the exons ATGGAAGGTTTTAAGGTGAAAGATGAACCGATGGATGCATTAGCCATAGACAGTCAGGTTATG GATGAGAACATTGTGAGCGTCGTGCTTAAGGAGGAACCAGGTGATAGATTTGATCCCGACTACATGGACGATATTTGCTCCGGCACTTTCGAGAAGGGCACCTTATTCTTGCCTATCGAAAACAATGAGGTGGATTTCTCCAACGAAATG GTGAAGTTAGAGCTAGAAGGAGAATCCACCAGTCATCAGAACTGGACGGCACAGATAGCGAGTGCTAATTTGTGCGACAAGGAAGATGGTATGATGCAACGATGCTTGGCCAATGCAAATTTTTTACCGACGCAGGATCCGGACAAGCATCATGGATTCTGCCAGAACGGACAGCAGCCCAAGTATTACAAGTTACAGTGCTCAATCTGCAAGAAATGGTTCTTGAACAATGACTCCATGGTGACGCACCTGAGAATGCACTGTAGCGGAAGTCAATGCGAGGTTTGTCAACAAACTTTTCCCGATAACTCTAGCCTGCATGCCCACTTGTTAACTCACGTTGGAATGAGTCCGTTAGAGTGCAACATCTGCCAAAAAAGATTCGCTTATAAGGGGAGCTTAAGAAATCACATGCAATTACACGTATTGGATAAACCGTACGACTGCGACGCATTGCAGCAGGCTATCATGAAGCGAGCCGGTATGAACGAGCAGTTGATGCACATGGAAGAGAGGCCGTTCGAGTGCGACGTGTGCCACGCGACGTTCAAGGAGAAAGTCAATTTGAATCGGCACATGTCGATCCACACAGCCGACAGGCCCTACAAGTGCGAGATCTGCTTCGCGGCGTTCAGGGAGAAGGTGAAACTCACCATGCACATGCCACTTCACACGGGGAACAAACATTTCAAGTGTACGCTGTGTCACAGAGCGTTCACGCAGAAGACCGCGCTGAACAACCACATGTTGGCGCACAGTGGTGAGAAGCCGCACGCGTGTAACATCTGCGAGAAAAcgtataaaagaaaatcagAATTGATCAGGCACACTATGGTCCATACTGGCGAACGGCCGTACGAGTGCAAGGAGTGCCTGATGACCTTCCGCGAGAAAGCCAAATTGAATTCTCACATGTTGGTCCACACTGGTGAGAAGCCACACGAGTGTCATATCTGTCACAAAGCATGCGCACGAAAATCAGATTTGAACAGCCACATGCTGCTGCATACCGGTGGCCAGTACGATTGCAAGGTCTGCGACAAGATCTTCACCAGAAAGTCCGATTTGAACAGACACACTTTGATACACACCGGCGAGAAACCGTTCGCGTGCAATATGTGCGATATGGCATTCAGAGAGAAGACGAGATTAAATTCGCATATGCTCATACACACGGGCGATAAACGGCACGCGTGCCATATCTGTCAGAAAACGTTCAAGGAAAAATCATCGTTAAGAAAACACATGCTAAGCCACACCGGCGATAGACCGTACGAATGCTACGTGTGCCACAAGGCTTTCACACAGAAGTCCACATTAAACAGTCACATTCTGGTACACGCCGGTGAAAGACCCTTTGAGTGTTGTAGTTGTCacaaaatattcaaagacaAAGCAACGTTGAAAAAACACTTGTCGATGCACGTTAACGAAAAAACACACGAATGTCTTATTTGTATGAAAAAATTCGCCCATAAAGCAGCATTAAATAGTCACCTGTCCACGAGCCACTTGTCCTAA
- the LOC105281990 gene encoding zinc finger protein OZF isoform X4 — translation MEGFKVKDEPMDALAIDSQVMDENIVSVVLKEEPGDRFDPDYMDDICSGTFEKGTLFLPIENNEVDFSNEMFLKLLQVKLELEGESTSHQNWTAQIASANLCDKEDGMMQRCLANANFLPTQDPDKHHGFCQNGQQPKYYKLQCSICKKWFLNNDSMVTHLRMHCSGSQCEQAIMKRAGMNEQLMHMEERPFECDVCHATFKEKVNLNRHMSIHTADRPYKCEICFAAFREKVKLTMHMPLHTGNKHFKCTLCHRAFTQKTALNNHMLAHSGEKPHACNICEKTYKRKSELIRHTMVHTGERPYECKECLMTFREKAKLNSHMLVHTGEKPHECHICHKACARKSDLNSHMLLHTGGQYDCKVCDKIFTRKSDLNRHTLIHTGEKPFACNMCDMAFREKTRLNSHMLIHTGDKRHACHICQKTFKEKSSLRKHMLSHTGDRPYECYVCHKAFTQKSTLNSHILVHAGERPFECCSCHKIFKDKATLKKHLSMHVNEKTHECLICMKKFAHKAALNSHLSTSHLS, via the exons ATGGAAGGTTTTAAGGTGAAAGATGAACCGATGGATGCATTAGCCATAGACAGTCAGGTTATG GATGAGAACATTGTGAGCGTCGTGCTTAAGGAGGAACCAGGTGATAGATTTGATCCCGACTACATGGACGATATTTGCTCCGGCACTTTCGAGAAGGGCACCTTATTCTTGCCTATCGAAAACAATGAGGTGGATTTCTCCAACGAAATG TTTCTGAAATTGTTGCAGGTGAAGTTAGAGCTAGAAGGAGAATCCACCAGTCATCAGAACTGGACGGCACAGATAGCGAGTGCTAATTTGTGCGACAAGGAAGATGGTATGATGCAACGATGCTTGGCCAATGCAAATTTTTTACCGACGCAGGATCCGGACAAGCATCATGGATTCTGCCAGAACGGACAGCAGCCCAAGTATTACAAGTTACAGTGCTCAATCTGCAAGAAATGGTTCTTGAACAATGACTCCATGGTGACGCACCTGAGAATGCACTGTAGCGGAAGTCAATGCGAG CAGGCTATCATGAAGCGAGCCGGTATGAACGAGCAGTTGATGCACATGGAAGAGAGGCCGTTCGAGTGCGACGTGTGCCACGCGACGTTCAAGGAGAAAGTCAATTTGAATCGGCACATGTCGATCCACACAGCCGACAGGCCCTACAAGTGCGAGATCTGCTTCGCGGCGTTCAGGGAGAAGGTGAAACTCACCATGCACATGCCACTTCACACGGGGAACAAACATTTCAAGTGTACGCTGTGTCACAGAGCGTTCACGCAGAAGACCGCGCTGAACAACCACATGTTGGCGCACAGTGGTGAGAAGCCGCACGCGTGTAACATCTGCGAGAAAAcgtataaaagaaaatcagAATTGATCAGGCACACTATGGTCCATACTGGCGAACGGCCGTACGAGTGCAAGGAGTGCCTGATGACCTTCCGCGAGAAAGCCAAATTGAATTCTCACATGTTGGTCCACACTGGTGAGAAGCCACACGAGTGTCATATCTGTCACAAAGCATGCGCACGAAAATCAGATTTGAACAGCCACATGCTGCTGCATACCGGTGGCCAGTACGATTGCAAGGTCTGCGACAAGATCTTCACCAGAAAGTCCGATTTGAACAGACACACTTTGATACACACCGGCGAGAAACCGTTCGCGTGCAATATGTGCGATATGGCATTCAGAGAGAAGACGAGATTAAATTCGCATATGCTCATACACACGGGCGATAAACGGCACGCGTGCCATATCTGTCAGAAAACGTTCAAGGAAAAATCATCGTTAAGAAAACACATGCTAAGCCACACCGGCGATAGACCGTACGAATGCTACGTGTGCCACAAGGCTTTCACACAGAAGTCCACATTAAACAGTCACATTCTGGTACACGCCGGTGAAAGACCCTTTGAGTGTTGTAGTTGTCacaaaatattcaaagacaAAGCAACGTTGAAAAAACACTTGTCGATGCACGTTAACGAAAAAACACACGAATGTCTTATTTGTATGAAAAAATTCGCCCATAAAGCAGCATTAAATAGTCACCTGTCCACGAGCCACTTGTCCTAA
- the LOC105281990 gene encoding gastrula zinc finger protein XlCGF57.1 isoform X1, producing the protein MEGFKVKDEPMDALAIDSQVMDENIVSVVLKEEPGDRFDPDYMDDICSGTFEKGTLFLPIENNEVDFSNEMFLKLLQVKLELEGESTSHQNWTAQIASANLCDKEDGMMQRCLANANFLPTQDPDKHHGFCQNGQQPKYYKLQCSICKKWFLNNDSMVTHLRMHCSGSQCEVCQQTFPDNSSLHAHLLTHVGMSPLECNICQKRFAYKGSLRNHMQLHVLDKPYDCDALQQAIMKRAGMNEQLMHMEERPFECDVCHATFKEKVNLNRHMSIHTADRPYKCEICFAAFREKVKLTMHMPLHTGNKHFKCTLCHRAFTQKTALNNHMLAHSGEKPHACNICEKTYKRKSELIRHTMVHTGERPYECKECLMTFREKAKLNSHMLVHTGEKPHECHICHKACARKSDLNSHMLLHTGGQYDCKVCDKIFTRKSDLNRHTLIHTGEKPFACNMCDMAFREKTRLNSHMLIHTGDKRHACHICQKTFKEKSSLRKHMLSHTGDRPYECYVCHKAFTQKSTLNSHILVHAGERPFECCSCHKIFKDKATLKKHLSMHVNEKTHECLICMKKFAHKAALNSHLSTSHLS; encoded by the exons ATGGAAGGTTTTAAGGTGAAAGATGAACCGATGGATGCATTAGCCATAGACAGTCAGGTTATG GATGAGAACATTGTGAGCGTCGTGCTTAAGGAGGAACCAGGTGATAGATTTGATCCCGACTACATGGACGATATTTGCTCCGGCACTTTCGAGAAGGGCACCTTATTCTTGCCTATCGAAAACAATGAGGTGGATTTCTCCAACGAAATG TTTCTGAAATTGTTGCAGGTGAAGTTAGAGCTAGAAGGAGAATCCACCAGTCATCAGAACTGGACGGCACAGATAGCGAGTGCTAATTTGTGCGACAAGGAAGATGGTATGATGCAACGATGCTTGGCCAATGCAAATTTTTTACCGACGCAGGATCCGGACAAGCATCATGGATTCTGCCAGAACGGACAGCAGCCCAAGTATTACAAGTTACAGTGCTCAATCTGCAAGAAATGGTTCTTGAACAATGACTCCATGGTGACGCACCTGAGAATGCACTGTAGCGGAAGTCAATGCGAGGTTTGTCAACAAACTTTTCCCGATAACTCTAGCCTGCATGCCCACTTGTTAACTCACGTTGGAATGAGTCCGTTAGAGTGCAACATCTGCCAAAAAAGATTCGCTTATAAGGGGAGCTTAAGAAATCACATGCAATTACACGTATTGGATAAACCGTACGACTGCGACGCATTGCAGCAGGCTATCATGAAGCGAGCCGGTATGAACGAGCAGTTGATGCACATGGAAGAGAGGCCGTTCGAGTGCGACGTGTGCCACGCGACGTTCAAGGAGAAAGTCAATTTGAATCGGCACATGTCGATCCACACAGCCGACAGGCCCTACAAGTGCGAGATCTGCTTCGCGGCGTTCAGGGAGAAGGTGAAACTCACCATGCACATGCCACTTCACACGGGGAACAAACATTTCAAGTGTACGCTGTGTCACAGAGCGTTCACGCAGAAGACCGCGCTGAACAACCACATGTTGGCGCACAGTGGTGAGAAGCCGCACGCGTGTAACATCTGCGAGAAAAcgtataaaagaaaatcagAATTGATCAGGCACACTATGGTCCATACTGGCGAACGGCCGTACGAGTGCAAGGAGTGCCTGATGACCTTCCGCGAGAAAGCCAAATTGAATTCTCACATGTTGGTCCACACTGGTGAGAAGCCACACGAGTGTCATATCTGTCACAAAGCATGCGCACGAAAATCAGATTTGAACAGCCACATGCTGCTGCATACCGGTGGCCAGTACGATTGCAAGGTCTGCGACAAGATCTTCACCAGAAAGTCCGATTTGAACAGACACACTTTGATACACACCGGCGAGAAACCGTTCGCGTGCAATATGTGCGATATGGCATTCAGAGAGAAGACGAGATTAAATTCGCATATGCTCATACACACGGGCGATAAACGGCACGCGTGCCATATCTGTCAGAAAACGTTCAAGGAAAAATCATCGTTAAGAAAACACATGCTAAGCCACACCGGCGATAGACCGTACGAATGCTACGTGTGCCACAAGGCTTTCACACAGAAGTCCACATTAAACAGTCACATTCTGGTACACGCCGGTGAAAGACCCTTTGAGTGTTGTAGTTGTCacaaaatattcaaagacaAAGCAACGTTGAAAAAACACTTGTCGATGCACGTTAACGAAAAAACACACGAATGTCTTATTTGTATGAAAAAATTCGCCCATAAAGCAGCATTAAATAGTCACCTGTCCACGAGCCACTTGTCCTAA
- the LOC105281990 gene encoding zinc finger protein OZF isoform X3 — translation MDDICSGTFEKGTLFLPIENNEVDFSNEMFLKLLQVKLELEGESTSHQNWTAQIASANLCDKEDGMMQRCLANANFLPTQDPDKHHGFCQNGQQPKYYKLQCSICKKWFLNNDSMVTHLRMHCSGSQCEVCQQTFPDNSSLHAHLLTHVGMSPLECNICQKRFAYKGSLRNHMQLHVLDKPYDCDALQQAIMKRAGMNEQLMHMEERPFECDVCHATFKEKVNLNRHMSIHTADRPYKCEICFAAFREKVKLTMHMPLHTGNKHFKCTLCHRAFTQKTALNNHMLAHSGEKPHACNICEKTYKRKSELIRHTMVHTGERPYECKECLMTFREKAKLNSHMLVHTGEKPHECHICHKACARKSDLNSHMLLHTGGQYDCKVCDKIFTRKSDLNRHTLIHTGEKPFACNMCDMAFREKTRLNSHMLIHTGDKRHACHICQKTFKEKSSLRKHMLSHTGDRPYECYVCHKAFTQKSTLNSHILVHAGERPFECCSCHKIFKDKATLKKHLSMHVNEKTHECLICMKKFAHKAALNSHLSTSHLS, via the exons ATGGACGATATTTGCTCCGGCACTTTCGAGAAGGGCACCTTATTCTTGCCTATCGAAAACAATGAGGTGGATTTCTCCAACGAAATG TTTCTGAAATTGTTGCAGGTGAAGTTAGAGCTAGAAGGAGAATCCACCAGTCATCAGAACTGGACGGCACAGATAGCGAGTGCTAATTTGTGCGACAAGGAAGATGGTATGATGCAACGATGCTTGGCCAATGCAAATTTTTTACCGACGCAGGATCCGGACAAGCATCATGGATTCTGCCAGAACGGACAGCAGCCCAAGTATTACAAGTTACAGTGCTCAATCTGCAAGAAATGGTTCTTGAACAATGACTCCATGGTGACGCACCTGAGAATGCACTGTAGCGGAAGTCAATGCGAGGTTTGTCAACAAACTTTTCCCGATAACTCTAGCCTGCATGCCCACTTGTTAACTCACGTTGGAATGAGTCCGTTAGAGTGCAACATCTGCCAAAAAAGATTCGCTTATAAGGGGAGCTTAAGAAATCACATGCAATTACACGTATTGGATAAACCGTACGACTGCGACGCATTGCAGCAGGCTATCATGAAGCGAGCCGGTATGAACGAGCAGTTGATGCACATGGAAGAGAGGCCGTTCGAGTGCGACGTGTGCCACGCGACGTTCAAGGAGAAAGTCAATTTGAATCGGCACATGTCGATCCACACAGCCGACAGGCCCTACAAGTGCGAGATCTGCTTCGCGGCGTTCAGGGAGAAGGTGAAACTCACCATGCACATGCCACTTCACACGGGGAACAAACATTTCAAGTGTACGCTGTGTCACAGAGCGTTCACGCAGAAGACCGCGCTGAACAACCACATGTTGGCGCACAGTGGTGAGAAGCCGCACGCGTGTAACATCTGCGAGAAAAcgtataaaagaaaatcagAATTGATCAGGCACACTATGGTCCATACTGGCGAACGGCCGTACGAGTGCAAGGAGTGCCTGATGACCTTCCGCGAGAAAGCCAAATTGAATTCTCACATGTTGGTCCACACTGGTGAGAAGCCACACGAGTGTCATATCTGTCACAAAGCATGCGCACGAAAATCAGATTTGAACAGCCACATGCTGCTGCATACCGGTGGCCAGTACGATTGCAAGGTCTGCGACAAGATCTTCACCAGAAAGTCCGATTTGAACAGACACACTTTGATACACACCGGCGAGAAACCGTTCGCGTGCAATATGTGCGATATGGCATTCAGAGAGAAGACGAGATTAAATTCGCATATGCTCATACACACGGGCGATAAACGGCACGCGTGCCATATCTGTCAGAAAACGTTCAAGGAAAAATCATCGTTAAGAAAACACATGCTAAGCCACACCGGCGATAGACCGTACGAATGCTACGTGTGCCACAAGGCTTTCACACAGAAGTCCACATTAAACAGTCACATTCTGGTACACGCCGGTGAAAGACCCTTTGAGTGTTGTAGTTGTCacaaaatattcaaagacaAAGCAACGTTGAAAAAACACTTGTCGATGCACGTTAACGAAAAAACACACGAATGTCTTATTTGTATGAAAAAATTCGCCCATAAAGCAGCATTAAATAGTCACCTGTCCACGAGCCACTTGTCCTAA